The genomic stretch TGGGGGTCCGGGCCGCCCACGAGGTGTCGTACCACGTGATCGCGAGTCCGGCCGGGGCCTACTTCAGCGGCGGCGTCTCCCCGGTCTCGATCTGGCTGACCACGAACTACGCCCGAGCAGGCAAGGGTGGCACGGGTGCGGCCAAGACCGGCGGCAACTACGCGTCGTCCCTGCTGCCGCAGCAGGAGGCCTACGAGAACGGCTGCCAGCAGGTGCTGTTCCTCGACTCGTCCGAGAGCAACTACATCGAAGAGCTCGGCGGGATGAACGTGGTGCTCGTCAAGAAGGACGGCACCCTCGTCACTCCCGACAGCGACTCGATCCTCGAGGGCATCACCCGTGACTCGATCCTCGAGTTGGCCGAGGCCCGGGGCCACCGCGTCGAGCGTCGTCGCGTGACGATCGACGAGTGGCGTGACGGCGTCGAGTCCGGCGACATCGTCGAGGTCTTCGCGTGCGGCACGGCCGCCGTCGTCGTACCGATCGCCGAACTCAAGGGCGAGGGCATCCACATCGGGTCGCCCGCCGCGACCGGTGGAGAACTGACCATGTCCCTGCGCGAAGAGCTGACCGACATCCAGTACGGCCGCCGTCCCGATGTCCACGGCTGGATGACTAGGCTCGACGCGTGAAGATCGCCCGTTTCGCCACGCCCGGAGAAGACCCCCGCTACGGCATCGTCGACGAGCGCGAGCTCATCGTCCTCGCCGGTGATCCCATGTACAGCGGGTACGAGACGACGGGCGAGCGGGTGTCCCTGCGTCAGGCCAAGTTGCTCGCGCCGGTGATCCCGCGGTCCAAGGTCGTGGGAGTCGGCCTGAACTACCAGGACCACGCCGACGAGCTCGGCCAGTCCGCGCCCGAGGCGCCCATCCTGTTCCTCAAGCCCAACACGACGGTCATCGGTTTCGGCGACTCGATCCAGCTCCCGCCCGACGTCGGCCGGGTCGACTTCGAAGGCGAACTCGCCATCGTCATCGGGTCGATCGCCAAGCGCGTGAAGGCCGAGGACTACCAGGACGTGGTGTTCGGCTACACCGTCGCCAACGACGTCACGGCCCGCGACGTGCAGAACGCCGACGGCCAATGGACCCGCGCGAAGGGCTACGACACCTTCCTGCCCCTCGGCCCCTACATCGAGAACGAATTCGACTGGGCGGATGCCACCATCGAGACCCGGGTGGACGGCGAGGTCATGCAGCGCGAGTCGACGATGCAGATGATCCACAAGATCCCCGAGCTGATCGAGTACGTCACGGACGTCTTCACCCTGCTGCCGGGTGACGTCATCCTGACCGGCACGCCCGCCGGCATCGGTCCGTTCACGGCGGGCCAGACCGTCGAGGTCGCGATCTCGGGCCTCGGCTCGTTGATCAACCCCGCCAAGAACCGGGTCTAGGCCCGCCCGGTGAGCCCCGCCGCCGTCGACGCGCCCCCGCGCACGAATCCGGTGCCGGGGCTCCTGCTGGCCGGGGTCGCCTACGGGGTGGCGTGGGGCCTGCACCTCGTGTTGCCGGCGGTCCCCGTCCTGACCTGGTGCGTCCTGCTGGGCATCGCGGCCGCCCAGGTCCGGCCCCTCCGCCCGGTGATCGACGGCAGCGGCAAGCCCGGACTGACGTTCGCCTCGAAGCGACTGTTGCGCATCGGCGTCGTGTTGCTCGGGCTCCAGCTCAGCCTCGTCGACGTCGCCGGACTCGGGTGGGCGACGGTCGTCGTCGTGATCGCGATCCTCGGCCTCACGTTCGCGGTCACCTACCTGCTCGGCCGATGGGCCCGGCTCCCCGGTGACCAACCCCTCCTGCTCGCGGCCGGCTTCTCGATCTGCGGGGCGTCGGCGATCGGCGCGATGAGTGCCGTGACCCGCGATCGCGGCAAGGACGCCGCGACTCCCGTCGCTCTGGTCAC from Frigoribacterium sp. Leaf415 encodes the following:
- a CDS encoding branched-chain amino acid aminotransferase; this encodes MTTTDNVSAPTDDSADFPLQFELTPSETARDDAERETILSDPGFGKHFTDHMVTIEWTLADGWHAASVHPYGPLQLDPSASVLHYAQEIFEGMKAYRHADGSVWSFRPDANGRRLQRSARRLALPELSTDDFVESVRQLVRADLDWVPSAPETSLYLRPFMIATEAFLGVRAAHEVSYHVIASPAGAYFSGGVSPVSIWLTTNYARAGKGGTGAAKTGGNYASSLLPQQEAYENGCQQVLFLDSSESNYIEELGGMNVVLVKKDGTLVTPDSDSILEGITRDSILELAEARGHRVERRRVTIDEWRDGVESGDIVEVFACGTAAVVVPIAELKGEGIHIGSPAATGGELTMSLREELTDIQYGRRPDVHGWMTRLDA
- a CDS encoding fumarylacetoacetate hydrolase family protein, producing MKIARFATPGEDPRYGIVDERELIVLAGDPMYSGYETTGERVSLRQAKLLAPVIPRSKVVGVGLNYQDHADELGQSAPEAPILFLKPNTTVIGFGDSIQLPPDVGRVDFEGELAIVIGSIAKRVKAEDYQDVVFGYTVANDVTARDVQNADGQWTRAKGYDTFLPLGPYIENEFDWADATIETRVDGEVMQRESTMQMIHKIPELIEYVTDVFTLLPGDVILTGTPAGIGPFTAGQTVEVAISGLGSLINPAKNRV